The following nucleotide sequence is from Nitrososphaerota archaeon.
GCCTGAAACAATCTGCACCTACCTCCAAGAAGAGAAGACGCTCTTCACCTGCGACCTATTCGGCACCTTCCGCCGCCTCCCAGAAAACAAGGTCATCGACACAGACATCAAGGAATTAGACAGATACTTCCCAAGCTCCTCAAAGAAGTACTTCGCAGGAGTCATGACACGCTACCGCGACTACGTCCTAAAAACCATGGAAAAATTCAATCAACTAAAAATCGAAATCAAAGTAATCGCGCCGGGCCACGGCCCAATCTACACCGCCGCCAATGTTAAACAGGTAATGGATCTCTGGGCTTCCTGCAGCCGACCTGACTACACACGAAAAACCGTGATCGCGGTCGGATCCATGTACGGAACAACACTCAGATTCATCCAAGCCTTAACAAAAGGAGTAGAGGACGCAGGAGGCGAAGCGGAAGTAATCGACGTAATCAACGACGAACCCGCGAAAGCCCTCGCCGCAATCCTCGACGCACCAGCACTCATCATCGGAACAGCCACCTACGAATACAACCTGTTCCCCCAAATCCAATACCTACTCTACCTCCTAGAAGTGAAAAACCTTACCAACCTAACCGTCGGAGTCTTCGGCAGCTACGCTTGGGGCGCCGGAGGCGCCAAACACCTAGTTGAGCGTCTCGACCAACTAGGCTTCCACAGAATTGGCGAAGCCGTAGAAGTAAGAGGCGCACCCACACAGGAAGACCTCGAACGCGCCAGATCACTAGCCAAAGCAGTAACCGAAAACGCATTCCACGAAAAAGGGATCTAAGCCAAGTCAACCGATACGAGCACCGAAGAAAAAAGAAAAGTTGCTGCTAGTAAGCAGGTTAACGTTTCAACTTTTTTTAGCCGCGAGACATACACTGATAACTTAGCGTGGTCACGATAGATGACTCGTTACCGGCTTCCCCGCGGGATGCGATACTCGACACTGAATGAGCGGGAGCAGTTCTACCGCAAGGAGTTTGATGTTGAAAAGGTGTGTGACTGGCTTACCTGGAGTCCTCAAAGAATGGTCTTCGCAGCAGTCATCGGAAGACACACACAAATCTATCCGGCAAAATATCGGGACGACGCATCCACTACAATAATCATCAGAAGATACCGAAACCTGGAGGAGGTTCAAGAAAGGCTTGTCGAGCTTACACCTGAATCAGCCTACTATGATCGAAACCTGTATGACAGCAACGGTAAACAAATAGGTCAGGAACTG
It contains:
- a CDS encoding FprA family A-type flavoprotein, which codes for MKAEPVKVSPSTYWVGANDTEKRLFEGLWAIPEGISYNSYIIKGTEKTVLIDSVLGAYQEEHLEKIRKVTNPADIDYIVVNHMEHDHSEALPKVLEAAPKATLIYTPMAHQMYKAFFQKEPKNLIIIRNDETTVNLGGKTLRFIRTPFLHWPETICTYLQEEKTLFTCDLFGTFRRLPENKVIDTDIKELDRYFPSSSKKYFAGVMTRYRDYVLKTMEKFNQLKIEIKVIAPGHGPIYTAANVKQVMDLWASCSRPDYTRKTVIAVGSMYGTTLRFIQALTKGVEDAGGEAEVIDVINDEPAKALAAILDAPALIIGTATYEYNLFPQIQYLLYLLEVKNLTNLTVGVFGSYAWGAGGAKHLVERLDQLGFHRIGEAVEVRGAPTQEDLERARSLAKAVTENAFHEKGI